CCCATGGCCGAGCCCGCAACCAGTTCGCGCAGCCGCGCGCAGGTTTCGGCGCCGGTCTCGCGGCGGGCGGCCATGAAGCCCATCACCACCTCGGCCTGAGCTTCGGACAGCTTCGCGCCATCGGTGAAATCGCCCGAATCGTCCTTGCGGCCCTCGCCCAGAAGCGCGCGCACGCCCGCCTCGCCCAGCCGGTCGAGCTTGTCGATGGCGCGCAGAACGATGCCGCGTTCGGCCTCGAATTTCGAGGGATCAACGGGGTCGAGCACGCCCGCGACCTCCATCACCCCGTTCAGGACCTTGCGGTTGTTCACCCGGACGACATAGTCGCCGCGCGGGATGCCGACCGTTTCCAGCGCATCCGAGAGCATGGCGCAGATCTCGGCATCGGCGGCGACGCTCGCAGCACCCACCGTATCGGCATCGCATTGATAGAACTGGCGGAACCGCCCCGGGCCCGGCTTTTCGTTGCGCCAGACCGGCCCCATGGCATAGCGCCGGTAAGGGTTCGGCAGATCGTTGCGGAATTGCGCCGCGACCCGGGCCAGCGGCGCGGTCAGGTCATAGCGGAGCGCGACCCAGTCGCTGTCCTCCTCCTGCCAGGCGAAGACGCCTTCATTCGGGCGGTCGACATCGGGCAGGAACTTGCCCAGCGCCTCGACCGTCTCGACGGCGGAGGTCTCAAGAGGATCGTAACCATAGCGGTGGTAGACCTCGGCGATACGGTCGAGCATCGCCTTTCGTTCGGTGACATCGACGCCGAAATAGTCGCGGAACCCCTTGGGCGTCTCGGCCCTGGGGCGGCGGGGTTTCTTGTCCTTGGCCATCGGTCTCTCGCCACTGCCTACGCGTCGCGCGGGGTCTAGCGGAAGGGGGGCCGGGGGGCAAGGTCGCGCAAGGTCCGGAGGACACATGGATCGGGAATTGACCATATTGGACAACCGGATTGCCCGGCTGAGCGGCGAGCTTGACGGGCTGAGCCGCGACATCGCGCGGCAGGGCAAGGAGATCGACCGGTTCCGGCGTCAGGTGGCCGCGACACTCGCGCGCGCCGCCGAACGCGACCGCACCGAAGCGGCGGAGGTCGCCTCCTGATCAGGGCCGCGGCGACGGGTGGCAGACGTCAGGATATGGGTATTTCTGCCAAGAAGAAGGCGAAAGCGGTGCTGCGTAGCTGGCGCGTCTGAGCCACGGCGGGGAAACAAGCGTAACGTCGCGCCGCAGCGATGAGCGCCGCGCCGAAAGCGGGGTGTCTCTTGCGACCGCGCCGCGACCCGCGCGAAGGAACAAGGCCGGGCGGGCTTGGGCAGAACGCTGGGGCATCAGAGCTGCGCTCTTGCGCGCCCGGCTCAGACCTCTTCGACCATGGCAACGCCGGGCAGGCTGCGCAGCGCGCCCTTGATCTGGGGATTGACCGGGTAGCGGTCGTTCAGTGTCATCCGGACCTCGCCGGGAAGGTCGGGGGCCACCAGGCTGAATTCGATCGGGCCGCGACCGCGCGCCCCGCTTTCGCCCCGCGCCCGGTCGAGCAGGGTTGCAACCGCCTCGACCGCGGCCTCGGTCTCGACCACCACCTTGAGCCCGATCGCCCCGGCATCGGCCACGACCGTATCGACCGGCTGCACCGAACGGCCCAGGAGTTTCAGCTGGTCGTTTTCCAGATTGGCCTCGACCTGGACCACCACATTCATGCCCGGCTCGAGCTGATCGCGCGCCACCTCGAGCACATCCGAGAACAGCGTGACCTCGAACAGCCCGGTCGGGTCCGACATCTGCACGAAGGCGAAGCGGTTGCCCTTGGCCGACTTGCGTTCCTGCCGCGCGGCGACCGCGCCCGCCATGCGAAGCACGGCCGGCCCCGCCTTGGTCTTTTCCTCGACCTCGGCCTTGGTCATCACCTTCTTGCGCCTGAGCGCGGGCATGTAATCGTCGAGCGGATGCCCCGACAGGTAGAAGCCGATGGCCTTCTGCTCTTCGGCCAGACGTTCGTTCGGAAGCCAGTCCGGGACCTGCGCCGGGCGCGGCTCGGGCAGGTCCTCGCCCGCCTCTCCGAACAGCGAAACCTGCGCCGAGGCACGCTGGTCGTGGATCGCGGCGGAATAGCCCACCAGCGCGTCGAGGCTTTCGAAGACCCGGCGGCGGTTGCCGTCGAGCGCGTCGAACGCCCCGGCGCGGGCCAGCATTTCCAGCGGGCGCTTGCCGACATGCTTCATGTCGACCCGGCGGGCGAAATCGAAGAGCGAGTCGAAGGGCCGGTCGCCGCGCGCCGCGACGATCAGCTTCATCGCCTCGATCCCCACATTCTTGAGCGCGCCCAGCGCATAGACGAGGCAGCCTTCCTGCACGTCGAATGTGGGGAAAGAGCGGTTCACGCATGGCGCGACGATCTCGAGATCGAGCCCGCGGCGCACCTCCTCGGCATAGACCGCAAGCTTGTCGGTCAGGTGGATATCGCAGTTCATGACGCCCGCCATGAACTCGACCGGGTGGTTGGCCTTCAGCCAGGCGGTCTGGTAGCTGACCACCGCATAGGCTGCGGCGTGGGACTTGTTGAAGCCGTAATTGGCGAATTTTTCCAGGAGGTCGAAGACCTCGGCCGCCTTCTTGGCATCGACGCCGTTCTTCTTGGCCCCCTCGACGAATTTCGGCCGCTCGGCATCCATTGCCTCCTTGATCTTCTTGCCCATGGCGCGGCGCAGAAGGTCGGCGCCGCCCAGGCTGTAGCCTGCCATCACCTGGGCGATCTGCATCACCTGTTCCTGATAGACGATGATGCCCTGGGTCTCGGCCAGGATATGGTCGATGGTGGGGTGGATCGATTCAAGCGGCTTGAGCCCCTGCTTCACCTCGCAATAGGTGGGAATGTTCTCCATCGGGCCGGGACGGTACAGCGCCACCAGCGCCACGATATCCTCGATGCAGGTCGGCTTCATGCGCCTGAGCGCATCCATCATGCCCGAGCTTTCCACCTGGAACACCGCGACCGTATGGGCCGTCGAGTAAAGCTCGTAGGTCTTCGGGTCATCCAGCGGAATATGCCCGATATCGTTCTCGGCCCCGGCCGCCGGTTCGTAAAGGACCGTGCCATCGGCCGCCTGATGCAGCGGCCGGCCGCTTTTCAGGATCAGGTCGATGGCGTTCCGGACCACGGTCAGCGTCTTCAGCCCGAGGAAGTCGAACTTCACCAGACCGGCCTGCTCCACCCATTTCATGTTGAACTGGGTCGCGGGCATGTCCGAGCGCGGGTCCTGATAGAGCGGCACCAGATCGTCGAGCGGCCGGTCGCCGATCACCACCCCCGCCGCGTGGGTCGAGGCGTTGCGTAAAAGGCCCTCGACCTGCTGGCCATAGGTCAGCAGCCGGTCCACGACTTCTTCGTTCTTCGCCGCCTCGCGCAGCCGCGGCTCGTCGGTCAGGGCCTGCGAGATCGAGACCGGCTTGACACCCTCGACCGGGATCAGCTTCGACAGCTTGTCGACCTGGCCATAGGGCATCTGCAGCACCCGGCCCACGTCGCGGACCGCGGCCTTGGACAGAAGCGCACCGAAGGTGATGATCTGGGCCACCTTCTCGCGGCCGTATTTCTTCTGCACGTAATGGATGACCTCCTCGCGGCGATCCATGCAGAAGTCGATGTCGAAGTCGGGCATCGAGACCCGTTCGGGGTTCAGGAAGCGTTCGAACAGCAGCGAATAGCGCAGGGGGTCGAGGTCGGTGATGGTCAGCGCATAGGCCACCAGAGAGCCCGCGCCCGAGCCCCGCCCCGGCCCCACCGGAATGCCGTGCTCCTTGCCCCATTTGATGAAGTCGGCCACGATCAGGAAATAGCCCGGGAAGCCCATCCCCTCGATGATCCCGAGCTCGAATTTCAGCCGTTTCTCGTAATCCTCGACCGGCGCGGCATGGGGAATGACCGCCAGCCGGGCCTCGAGCCCCTCCCAGGCCTGGCGGCGCAGTTCCTCGACCTCGTCATCGGCGAAACGCGGCAGGATCGGCTTGCGCTTTTCCGATTTCACCGCGCAGCGGCGGGCGATCTCGACGGTGTTCTCCAGCGCCTCGGGCAGATCGGCGAACAGCGCCGCCATCTCTTCGGGGGTCTTGAAATAATGCTGCGGCGTCAGGCGGCGGCGCGGCTCGGCCTGGTCCACATAGGCCCCGTCGGCGATGCACAGAAGCGCGTCATGGGCCTCGTACATGTCGGATTTGGGGAAATAGACGTCATTGGTCGCGACCAGCGGCAGGTCCATGGCATAGGCCATCTCGACATGAGCGCGCTCGGTCTCGCGCTCGGCCTCGGTCGGCTGGCCGCCCTCGCCCGGATGGCGCTGCAACTCGACATAAAGCCGGGTCGGAAAGGCCGCCGCCAGCCGGGTCACCAGCGCCTCGGCCTTCGCGCGCTGGCCGTCGCGGATCAGTCGTCCGACAGGGCCGTCCGGCCCCCCGGTCAGGCAGATCAGCCCATCGGCATGCGCGATCAGTTCGTCCGGGGAGACTTGCGGCAACTCGCCCGTCTCGCCCAGATAGAGGCAGGAATTAAGCTTCATCAGATTGCCGTAACCGGCCTCGTTCTGCGCCAGCAGGACCACAGGCGCAGGCGCGCGCGGGCGCTCGCCGGGGGCCGCCGGATCGTAGGTCAGATCGACCTGACAGCCCAGGATCGGCTGGATCCCCGCCCCCGTGGCATAGCTGGAAAATTCCAGCGCGCAGAACATGTTGTTGGTGTCGGTGACGGCAACCGCAGGCATTCCCGCAGCCGCACAGAGACCCGGCAGTTTCTTGACCCGAACCGCGCCTTCAAGCAGCGAGTATTCGGTATGCAGACGAAGATGGATGAATCGGGGCGCGGACATGGCCGGACCCTAGCGCTCTGCCGCGCCGGGCGAAAGCCTCAGACCTGCTCCAGAAACTCGATCCGGTTGCCGAAGGGATCGTCGACATAGAACCGCCGCATGCCCGGCAAAGCCCCGTCCCATCGCGGCGCCAGCCCGGCACGCTCCAGCCGGTCGGCCAGCGCGCCGAGACCGCGCACCTCCAGCGCGGGATGCGCCTTGCGCGCTGCGGCAAAGGGCGTTTCCACCCCCAGATGCAGCCGCAGCTCGCCGCGCCGGAACCAGACCCCGCCGCGGGCCGCCAGCGCTTCGGGCTTTTCCTCCTCCTCAAGCCCGAGCAGCCCGCCGTAAAAGGCCCGCGCCTCGTCTTCGCCGCCTTCGGGCATCGCCAGCTGAACGTGATGCAGCGCGTGCGGATACATGTCGCCCCCCGGTCCCTCTCTGCTCCCGACACCCCCCAGCATAGGGTCGCGGCCCGGCCCCTGCCAAGCCGCAACGCCGCGAAGACCTGCACCGCCTGCACATTTTCCGGGCAGATCCCGCTCTGCTGCCCCATCTTCGCGCGGTTTTTCTTGCCAAGAGCCGCGCCGCCCGCTCTCCTGACCGACGGTCCCGCAAAGGG
The genomic region above belongs to Rhodovulum sulfidophilum DSM 1374 and contains:
- the dnaE gene encoding DNA polymerase III subunit alpha, coding for MSAPRFIHLRLHTEYSLLEGAVRVKKLPGLCAAAGMPAVAVTDTNNMFCALEFSSYATGAGIQPILGCQVDLTYDPAAPGERPRAPAPVVLLAQNEAGYGNLMKLNSCLYLGETGELPQVSPDELIAHADGLICLTGGPDGPVGRLIRDGQRAKAEALVTRLAAAFPTRLYVELQRHPGEGGQPTEAERETERAHVEMAYAMDLPLVATNDVYFPKSDMYEAHDALLCIADGAYVDQAEPRRRLTPQHYFKTPEEMAALFADLPEALENTVEIARRCAVKSEKRKPILPRFADDEVEELRRQAWEGLEARLAVIPHAAPVEDYEKRLKFELGIIEGMGFPGYFLIVADFIKWGKEHGIPVGPGRGSGAGSLVAYALTITDLDPLRYSLLFERFLNPERVSMPDFDIDFCMDRREEVIHYVQKKYGREKVAQIITFGALLSKAAVRDVGRVLQMPYGQVDKLSKLIPVEGVKPVSISQALTDEPRLREAAKNEEVVDRLLTYGQQVEGLLRNASTHAAGVVIGDRPLDDLVPLYQDPRSDMPATQFNMKWVEQAGLVKFDFLGLKTLTVVRNAIDLILKSGRPLHQAADGTVLYEPAAGAENDIGHIPLDDPKTYELYSTAHTVAVFQVESSGMMDALRRMKPTCIEDIVALVALYRPGPMENIPTYCEVKQGLKPLESIHPTIDHILAETQGIIVYQEQVMQIAQVMAGYSLGGADLLRRAMGKKIKEAMDAERPKFVEGAKKNGVDAKKAAEVFDLLEKFANYGFNKSHAAAYAVVSYQTAWLKANHPVEFMAGVMNCDIHLTDKLAVYAEEVRRGLDLEIVAPCVNRSFPTFDVQEGCLVYALGALKNVGIEAMKLIVAARGDRPFDSLFDFARRVDMKHVGKRPLEMLARAGAFDALDGNRRRVFESLDALVGYSAAIHDQRASAQVSLFGEAGEDLPEPRPAQVPDWLPNERLAEEQKAIGFYLSGHPLDDYMPALRRKKVMTKAEVEEKTKAGPAVLRMAGAVAARQERKSAKGNRFAFVQMSDPTGLFEVTLFSDVLEVARDQLEPGMNVVVQVEANLENDQLKLLGRSVQPVDTVVADAGAIGLKVVVETEAAVEAVATLLDRARGESGARGRGPIEFSLVAPDLPGEVRMTLNDRYPVNPQIKGALRSLPGVAMVEEV
- the hisS gene encoding histidine--tRNA ligase yields the protein MAKDKKPRRPRAETPKGFRDYFGVDVTERKAMLDRIAEVYHRYGYDPLETSAVETVEALGKFLPDVDRPNEGVFAWQEEDSDWVALRYDLTAPLARVAAQFRNDLPNPYRRYAMGPVWRNEKPGPGRFRQFYQCDADTVGAASVAADAEICAMLSDALETVGIPRGDYVVRVNNRKVLNGVMEVAGVLDPVDPSKFEAERGIVLRAIDKLDRLGEAGVRALLGEGRKDDSGDFTDGAKLSEAQAEVVMGFMAARRETGAETCARLRELVAGSAMGGQGVDELETIATLLDAQGYGPDRIILDPSVVRGLGYYTGPVFEAELTFEILDEKGRPRQFGSVAGGGRYDDLVKRFTGQEVPATGVSIGVDRLLAALRAKGRAGAGMDGPVIVTVMDRDRMAEYQTMVGELRSAGIRAEVYLGNPKNFGNQLKYADKRQSPVAIIQGSDEAARGVVQIKDLVLGAKIAESASLEEWKSQPAQFEAARADLVTEVRRLLAQGEG
- a CDS encoding VOC family protein codes for the protein MYPHALHHVQLAMPEGGEDEARAFYGGLLGLEEEEKPEALAARGGVWFRRGELRLHLGVETPFAAARKAHPALEVRGLGALADRLERAGLAPRWDGALPGMRRFYVDDPFGNRIEFLEQV